In one window of Gossypium hirsutum isolate 1008001.06 chromosome A01, Gossypium_hirsutum_v2.1, whole genome shotgun sequence DNA:
- the LOC107918466 gene encoding expansin-like A2, with amino-acid sequence MTHHFASHFHFSLLNSTQMALFLCVLFLLLSSASACDRCLHQSKAAYFSKASALSAGACGYGSLALGLSGGHLAAGVSSLYKDGAGCGACFQIRCKNSTLCSSEGTRITLTDLNHNNETEFVLSSRAFMAMANKGIGRDILKLGIVDVEYKRIPCEYKNQNLAVRVEESSQKPNYLAIKLMYQGGQTEVVAMDVAQVGSANWNFMSRNHGAVWDTSRVPNGALQFRFVVTSGFDGKWIWAKSVLPAEWKTGVIYDSGVQITDIAKEGCSPCDDSHWR; translated from the exons ATGACCCATCACTTTGCTTCTCACTTCCATTTCTCTCTACTCAACTCCACGCAAATGGCCCTCTTTCTTTGCGTCTTATTCCTTCTCCTTTCCTCTGCTTCTGCTTGTGATCGCTGCCTGCACCAGTCCAAGGCTGCTTATTTCTCCAAAGCCTCTGCTCTTTCAG CGGGAGCTTGTGGATACGGTTCCTTGGCTTTAGGTTTAAGTGGTGGACACCTTGCTGCTGGTGTTTCTTCTCTTTACAAAGATGGAGCCGGTTGCGGTGCCTGCTTCCAG ATAAGGTGCAAGAATTCAACTCTGTGCAGCAGTGAAGGGACTAGGATCACACTAACTGATCTCAATCATAATAATGAAACGGAATTTGTTCTTAGCAGCAGAGCATTCATGGCGATGGCTAACAAAGGCATCGGCCGAGACATTTTGAAACTTGGGATTGTCGACGTGGAATATAAAAG GATACCTTGTGAATACAAAAACCAGAACTTAGCTGTTAGAGTTGAAGAATCAAGCCAAAAACCAAATTACTTGGCAATTAAATTGATGTACCAGGGTGGTCAGACTGAAGTAGTAGCCATGGATGTAGCTCAG GTTGGGTCTGCAAACTGGAACTTCATGAGCAGGAACCATGGGGCAGTATGGGACACAAGCAGAGTCCCAAATGGAGCCCTGCAATTCAGATTTGTGGTGACATCTGGGTTTGATGGGAAGTGGATTTGGGCAAAAAGTGTGCTTCCAGCTGAGTGGAAAACAGGAGTTATTTATGATTCTGGAGTTCAAATCACTGACATTGCAAAAGAAGGTTGCTCTCCTTGTGATGACAGCCACTGGAGATGA